From the genome of Streptomyces sp. NBC_01304:
AGCCCGAGCCCTACCCCGGCTCCCTGGAGGAGGCCCGGCAGTCCGCCGCCGAGACCCGCCGCTCCCTGCGGGGCTGCGCCGCCGAGCTCAGCACGGCCGAGGCGGCGGTGCGCGAGGCCAGTGACGTCCTCGTACGGCATGCCAACTCCACGCGCTACGAGCAGGTGCGCACCCCGGCCCGCCAGCAGATCCGCGAACTGCCCGCGTCCGCGCTGCCCGAGCACGCCAAGAAGTGGGCGGAGGCCTTCGCGCCCCGACTGCGCGTGCTCACCGACGAGTTGGAGCAGCTGGAGCGCAACCGGGACAGCATCGTCGACCGGCTGCGCGGCCTGGTCGAATCGGCGCTCGCCACGCTCAGGTCGGCGCAGCGGCTCTCCCGTCTTCCGGAGGGGCTCGGCGAGTGGTCGGGCCAGGAGTTCCTGCGGATCCGCTTCGAGGAGCCCGACCAGGCGACGCTCGCCGAGCGGCTCGGCGTGGTCGTGGACGAGGCCACCAAGGCGGCCCTGAAGAAGAATTCCGACATGAAGCGGGACGGAATGTCCTTGCTGTTGCGGGGAGTCCAGGCCGCCCTCGAACCCAAGGGCATCGCCGTCGAGATCCTGAAGCCGGACGCCGTGCTGCGCGCCGAGCGGGTCCCGGTCGGGCAGATGGGCGACGTCTTCTCCGGCGGCCAGCTGCTCACCGCTGCCATCGCCCTGTACTGCACGATGGCGGCGCTGCGGTCCAACGACCGGGGCCGCGACAAGCACCGGCACGCGGGCACGCTGTTCCTCGACAACCCGATCGGGCGCGCCAACGCCACGTATCTGCTGGAACTCCAGCGGGCCGTCGCCGACGCCCTCGGCGTCCAACTCCTCTACACGACGGGGCTGTTCGACACCACGGCGCTCGCCGAGTTCCCGCTGGTCATCCGGCTCAGGAACGACGCGGACCTCAGGGCGGGCCTGAAGTACATCAGCGTCGAGGAGCACCTGCGCCCCGGACTGCCGCAGGAGCACCCGGACGGCGAGACGGTGCACGGCGAGATCACGGCGACCCGCATGTTCAAGCGGCCCGCCGCGACCTCCGTCCCCGGACCCGCCTCCGACCCCGCCCCCTCGCCGGCTACGACGTGAGCGAGAGCCGTTCGGTCACCCATCGGTGGAATCCGCCGATGTGGTGCTCGGACGGCACGAGCACCCCGCCCTGCCGGTAGGCCCTGGAGCTCATCGCGGGCTGGGTGCGCTCGCAGGCCTCGAAGTCCTGCACGTTCACCCGGTGGAAGAGCTCTACGGACCGCGACAGGTCGACCCCGGAGGCCAGAACTTCGGGGGCGTACAGCCAGTCGCACTCGACGACCGTGCGGTCCTCGGACAGCGGGAACATCCGGTGCAGGATCACATGGTCCGGCACCAGGTTCACGAACACCGTCGGCTTCACGGTGATCGCGTAGTAGCGGCGGTCCTGCTCGTCGAGGAGGCCGTCGAGGCGCCCGAACCCGGCACTGCCGTCGACGGTGAAGCCCTTGACCCCCTCGCCGAACGCCGCGCCGTGGCCCACGAAGTACTGCGCGGCAAAGCCGTCCGCGAACTCCGGGAGCACATCGGTGAGTTCGGGATGGATGGTCGCGCAGTGATAGCACTCCATGAAGTTCTCGACGATCAGCTTCCAGTTGGCCTTCACGTCGTACGTGATGCGCTTGCCGAGCGCCAGATCCGTCGTGCGATAGCGGTCGAGGGACGCGACATCGCCCAGCCGCTCCACGGCCGCGCCGATC
Proteins encoded in this window:
- a CDS encoding aromatic ring-hydroxylating oxygenase subunit alpha: MTTQHIPGTAAPLPGTADPLPGTAGHTGAPAQAPDPSLIATLPGHFYTDPGIFRQEQDRIFESLWFCAVRCDDLAKPGAFRTVQIGRESVVVTRNRHGELRAFLNICRHRGARLCVEAAGEVRRSLQCPYHAWTYDLDGKLIAAPNLTSMADVDRRAYGLRPVQLREWLGYAWLCLADEPPSFEDTVIGAAVERLGDVASLDRYRTTDLALGKRITYDVKANWKLIVENFMECYHCATIHPELTDVLPEFADGFAAQYFVGHGAAFGEGVKGFTVDGSAGFGRLDGLLDEQDRRYYAITVKPTVFVNLVPDHVILHRMFPLSEDRTVVECDWLYAPEVLASGVDLSRSVELFHRVNVQDFEACERTQPAMSSRAYRQGGVLVPSEHHIGGFHRWVTERLSLTS